The following are from one region of the Plodia interpunctella isolate USDA-ARS_2022_Savannah chromosome 25, ilPloInte3.2, whole genome shotgun sequence genome:
- the LOC128680680 gene encoding uncharacterized protein LOC128680680, translating to MECSGSEHSAGEETDGSGLAVGQKRMGSLMGSAGSITSLSESVLGNKRLYSEVATGSGTDTEVGVPRAQSVAKRGKARGASHLTRARAEARRSREEDAEASFSASLGARAFRRGGPPSGGDDDVVVAPIDARDFGAMGADGLMATAVERLGIITSLVGKTAALKGGFNSKIMRASSDIRDIVDTLVARSESDEVRRLKADNGRLQREVAIMKAEVAALRRGFEEARREAAQAARTVQRQAAPVEDELEQRMARLIDGRLAALGLAGCPRSATRPPLAGDNSEVARAARTAIDQASGLGPAPRLEQPVVELEVRAPARPASERRGCKGVGAGGVTEWGPFGPSTSTAVVDECPELPWVEVRGRRGKGKGVGKKSQPKPAERPAAAPTKATATAPKAPPRAAPARAAKLSAPSSSAVILKLQPEAAQKGATYSSALLKAEQAVSLEGLGIGSLRIRPSATGARLIEVSGPSNSDKADALASALKAALSGVADVSRPVKTADFRVTGLNDAATAQRIKAAVAQAGSCTEDQVWVGEIRSDWRGSGSALMRCPVTTAKKLIEAGSLTVGWSRVQLRHLEARPMHCYKCMGKGHTASLCPSQTDRSRLCYRCGEAGHLSASCTAEPRCAVCRDAGKPAGHVMGGRACNPPPIRGKGPSPPPREGRQGEAPVGQMEE from the coding sequence ATGGAATGTTCAGGGTCTGAACATTCCGCTGGGGAGGAAACGGACGGGAGTGGCCTCGCTGTGGGCCAAAAGAGGATGGGgagcctgatgggaagtgcGGGCTCCATCACCTCGCTGTCGGAGTCGGTGCTGGGCAACAAGCGCCTCTATTCTGAGGTGGCGACTGGTTCCGGCACCGACACTGAGGTCGGTGTGCCACGGGCACAGTCAGTGGCGAAGAGGGGCAAGGCCCGGGGTGCCTCGCACCTGACGAGGGCCCGGGCTGAGGCGAGGAGGAGTCGAGAGGAGGATGCCGAGGCTTCCTTCTCGGCCTCTCTGGGGGCTCGGGCCTTCCGGAGGGGAGGACCCCCGAGTGGTGGGGACGATGATGTGGTGGTGGCCCCCATTGATGCGCGGGACTTTGGGGCCATGGGTGCTGATGGACTCATGGCCACTGCGGTGGAGAGGCTGGGTATAATAACCAGCCTCGTCGGAAAGACTGCCGCCCTCAAGGGGGGCTTTAACTCCAAAATTATGCGGGCCTCCTCGGATATCAGGGATATCGTGGACACCCTGGTGGCGCGCAGCGAGTCGGACGAAGTTCGACGCCTTAAGGCCGATAATGGTCGCCTCCAAAGGGAGGTGGCCATTATGAAGGCTGAGGTCGCTGCGCTCCGCCGGGGGTTCGAGGAGGCTCGCCGTGAGGCTGCTCAGGCTGCGCGGACGGTGCAGCGGCAGGCTGCTCCAGTGGAGGATGAGCTGGAGCAGAGGATGGCCAGATTGATTGATGGCCGTCTGGCAGCGTTAGGACTGGCTGGGTGTCCTCGGAGTGCCACTCGTCCACCTCTGGCGGGTGACAACTCCGAAGTGGCGAGGGCTGCAAGGACGGCCATTGATCAGGCCTCCGGTCTGGGTCCGGCGCCGCGGCTTGAGCAGCCGGTGGTGGAGTTGGAGGTTCGGGCCCCTGCACGCCCGGCCTCTGAGAGGCGGGGTTGTAAGGGCGTAGGTGCTGGGGGAGTGACAGAGTGGGGGCCCTTCGGGCCGTCGACCTCAACAGCTGTGGTCGACGAATGCCCGGAGCTCCCCTGGGTCGAAGTCCGGGGGAGGAGGGGGAAGGGGAAGGGCGTGGGAAAGAAGTCCCAGCCCAAACCTGCGGAGCGACCGGCGGCGGCCCCAACAAAGGCCACTGCAACGGCGCCCAAGGCACCCCCCAGGGCGGCGCCAGCGAGGGCGGCCAAGCTGTCGGCCCCTAGCTCCTCGGCTGTAATTCTCAAGTTACAGCCGGAGGCAGCGCAAAAAGGGGCCACATACAGCTCCGCCCTCCTCAAGGCCGAGCAGGCGGTGAGCCTGGAGGGGCTAGGAATCGGCTCGCTTCGGATTCGCCCGAGTGCGACCGGGGCGAGGCTAATCGAGGTCTCTGGCCCTTCCAACTCAGACAAGGCAGATGCGCTTGCATCGGCCTTGAAGGCGGCCCTTTCCGGCGTCGCGGACGTTTCCAGGCCCGTCAAAACCGCGGACTTCCGCGTGACGGGCCTGAATGATGCGGCAACGGCGCAGCGGATAAAGGCTGCGGTCGCGCAAGCCGGGAGCTGCACGGAGGACCAGGTCTGGGTGGGTGAAATCCGCTCAGACTGGCGGGGCTCTGGCTCTGCCCTGATGCGCTGCCCGGTCACGACGGCTAAAAAGCTGATCGAGGCGGGCAGCCTCACGGTAGGCTGGAGTCGAGTGCAGCTCcggcacctggaggcgcgccccatgcACTGCTACAAGTGCATGGGGAAGGGGCACACCGCATCGCTGTGCCCCTCGCAGACGGACCGCAGCCGGCTCTGCTATAGGTGCGGGGAGGCAGGGCATTTGTCCGCCTCCTGCACAGCGGAGCCCCGCTGCGCGGTATGCCGCGACGCCGGCAAGCCGGCGGGCCACGTGATGGGGGGTAGGGCCTGCAACCCACCCCCGATCCGAGGGAAAGGGCCGTCCCCTCCTCCGCGCGAGGGAAGGCAAGGGGAGGCGCCAGTCGGCCAAATGGAGGAGTGA
- the LOC128680928 gene encoding uncharacterized protein LOC128680928: MKALTYLLFVVVLSLTLHETHSTVAQPRAPNFQYFERPNYRYPYYDENGRGKLLYGYGGADLYQYKSYSPLEGIH, encoded by the exons ATGAAGGCCCTCACGTATCTGCTTTTCGTG GTGGTGTTGAGCCTGACGCTCCACGAGACGCACAGCACGGTCGCACAGCCGAGAGCACCGAACTTCCAGTATTTTGAGAG ACCGAACTACCGCTACCCGTACTACGACGAGAACGGGCGCGGCAAGCTGCTGTACGGCTACGGAGGCGCCGACCTCTACCAGTACAAGTCCTACTCGCCGCTAGAGGGCATCCACTGA
- the LOC128680927 gene encoding U6 snRNA-associated Sm-like protein LSm6, with translation MSRKEALSSFIQQIHGRPVVVKLNSGVDYRGVLACLDGYMNIALEQTEEYVNGQLKNKYGDAFIRGNNVLYISTQKRRI, from the exons ATGAGTCGTAAAGAAGCCTTATCATCTTTTATCCAGCAAATCCACGGCCGCCCCGTTGTAGTTAAACTGAACAGTGGCGTTGATTACAGAG gtGTGCTAGCCTGTCTAGATGGCTACATGAACATAGCCCTGGAACAAACTGAGGAATATGTGAACGGCCAACTCAAGAATAAATACGGAGATGCATTCATTCGAGGAAACAATGTACTCTATATCAGCACTCAGAAGCGCAGGATATGA
- the LOC128680919 gene encoding calcium-independent phospholipase A2-gamma-like, whose protein sequence is MSSLGSQWRVIRHYLSLTNLNSEVEKLIQKVKPATPEQWENLLKRLEKAISVHMSSTTAIEKPQTENQQNIVNTSTIEETAEKAIVKEPKPQLKKEEKLSSDGLVVGSEAKDITLESLWQGLKLKKDLHFGNISQPSWKSSKPVVTKTSIHSRTAYVISALVAADSAESALRRTDSFIDHLKQYPEARDYAIKEGAVRALLRVQHRLSAGDGCELRGAVSEALALVGHCGPTRGPGPAILSLDGGGIRGLIAIDVLKQLERLTGRKVSEMFDYIIGVSTGAIIASVIGSGIGTLDTAQEMYTTLAKQMFGNTSLIGGASRLVWSQSYYDTAAWEALLRAHLRDCELSQCNRHHAPKMALVSCVMNSGARVSPFLFRTYECGFRTRPAFPGTARARVWHAVRASAAAPAYFNEFRLRGLLLQDGGVVCNNPAGVGLHEARLLFGADSIAQATVVSVGTGKPLQNQKDYTMLAPSEAASTSWREKFNKILDSATDTEGVHQMLNDLLPAESYFRFNPPLMAPCAMDEVDDRKLAALRADTEAYIRRNQHKFERAAARLTRPRPLHRRLQDALRRRALLLGLAD, encoded by the exons ATGTCGTCGCTGGGCAGCCAATGGCGCGTCATTAGGCACTACCTCTCGCTCACGAACCTCAACTCTGAGGTGGAGAAACTGATCCAGAAAGTGAAGCCCGCCACCCCAGAACAATGGGAAA atttattaaaaaggttAGAAAAAGCAATCTCAGTTCACATGTCTAGCACTACAGCAATTGAGAAGCCACAAACAGAAAATCAGCAAAACATTGTGAATACATCAACTATAGAGGAAACTGCAGAGAAAGCAATTGTAAAAGAACCAAAGCCGCAGTTGAAGAAAGAGGAGAAACTGAGCAGCGATGGGTTGGTGGTGGGCTCCGAGGCCAAGGACATCACGCTGGAGTCCCTGTGGCAGGGACTCAAGTTGAAGAAAGATTTGCATTTCGGAAACATATCTCAGCCCAGCTGGAAGTCCAGCAAACCTGTGGTCACTAAA ACGTCAATCCACTCGCGCACGGCCTACGTGATCTCCGCGCTGGTGGCGGCGGACAGCGCCGAGAGTGCGCTGAGGCGGACCGACAGCTTCATCGACCACCTCAAGCAGTACCCCGAGGCCCGCGACTATGCCATCAAG GAGGGCGCGGTGCGCGCGCTGCTGCGGGTGCAGCACAGGCTGAGCGCCGGCGACGGCTGCGAGTTGCGCGGCGCCGTCAGCGAG GCCCTGGCATTAGTGGGCCACTGCGGGCCGACCCGGGGCCCCGGGCCCGCCATCCTGTCGCTGGACGGCGGCGGGATCCGGGGCCTCATCGCCATCGACGTGCTGAAGCAGCTGGAGCGCCTCACGGGCCGCAAGGTGTCGGAGATGTTTGACTACATCATCGGCGTCAGCACGGGCGCCATCATCGCTTCTGTTATCG GCAGCGGCATCGGCACGCTGGACACAGCGCAGGAGATGTACACCACGCTGGCCAAGCAGATGTTCGGCAACACCTCGCTCATCGGAG GCGCGTCGCGGCTCGTGTGGTCGCAGTCGTACTACGACACGGCCGCGTGGGAGGCGCTGCTGCGCGCGCACCTCCGCGACTGTGAGCTCAGCCAGTGCAACCGGCACCACGCGCCCAAG atggcgctagtgtcgTGCGTGATGAACTCCGGCGCGCGGGTGTCGCCGTTCCTGTTCCGCACGTACGAGTGCGGGTTCCGTACGCGGCCCGCGTTCCCGGGcacggcgcgcgcgcgcgtgTGGCACGCCGTGCGCGCGTccgccgccgcgcccgcgTACTTCAACGAGTTCCGGCTGCGCGGGCTGCTGCTGCAGGACGGCGGCGTCGTGTGCAACAACCCCGCCGGCGTCGGGCTGCACGAGGCGCGGCTGCTGTTCGGCGCCGACTCCATCGCGCAAGCCACCGTCGTCTCCGTGGGCACGGGCAAGCCGCTGCAGAACCAGAAGGACTACACCATGCTCGCGCCGTCCGAGGCCGCCTCCACCTCCTGGCGGGAGAAGTTCAACAAGATCCTGGACTCCGCCACCGACACGGAGGGCGTCCACCAAATGCTGAACGACCTGCTGCCGGCCGAGAGCTACTTCCGCTTCAACCCGCCGCTGATGGCGCCGTGCGCGATGGACGAGGTCGACGACCGCAAGCTGGCGGCGCTGAGGGCGGACACGGAGGCCTACATCCGCAGGAACCAGCACAAGTTCGagcgggcggcggcgcggctgaCGCGGCCGCGGCCGCTGCACCGGCGGCTGCAGGACGCGCTGCGCCGGCGCGCGCTGCTGCTGGGGCTGGCTGACTGA